The window CGTCACGGCCGCGCGCGGCGAGATGGGCAGCGGGTCGGGCGCATCACCGAGCCGCCCCGTCGCGGCGGCGAACAGCAGCTCCGAGAGCGGCGCGTCGAGCCGCGTGAGCACGGCCTGGGTCTCCGGGTCCCCGAAGCGGGCGTTGAACTCGATGACGCGGATGCCCGCGTCGGTGACGATGAGGCCGCAGTACAGGAGGCCGACGAAGGGGCTGCCGTTCGCGCGCAGCTCGTCGACGACCGGCTGCGCGACCTGCTCCAGAACGGCGCGCGAGAACGCATCCTCCGAGCCGAAGCGGGCCGTGAGGAAGGGGACGGGCGTGTAGGCACCCATGCCACCCGTGTTCGGGCCCGTGTCGCCGTCGCCGAGACGCTTGAAGTCCTGCGCGGGTGGCAGCGCGCGCACGTGTTCGCCGTCGCTCAGCACGAAGACCGACACCTCCTGGCCGTCGAGGAACTCCTCGACGAGCACGGGACCGACGGGCAACCACCGTTCGGCGTGCTGGACGGCCTCGGCGCGGTCGCTCGTGACGAGCACGCCTTTGCCGGCCGCGAGACCGTCGGCCTTCACGACGTAGGGGGTCCCGAACGCGTCGAGCGCGCGCTCGACCTCCTCGACGGTCGAGGCGAGCTGCGCGCCGCCCGTGGGCACCTGGGCGCGGCTCATGACCTCCTTCGCGAAGGTCTTGGAGCCCTCGAGCGCGGCGGCCGCGCGATCGGGACCGAAGACGGGGATACCCGCGGCACGGACGGCGTCCGCGACACCCGCGACGAGCGGCGCCTCGGGGCCGATGACGACGAGCTCGACACCCTCGTCGGCCGCGAACTCGGAGACGAGCTGGGGGTCGGCGACGTCGAGGGAGAGCACCTCGGCCTCCGCACCGATACCGGGATTGCCTGGCGCTGCCGTGATGCGGTGCGCGCCTTCGGCGGCGAGGGCGGTGACGAGTGCGTGCTCACGGGCGCCGGAGCCGAGTACGAGAATTCTCACCCCCCAAGGATACGGGGCACCCTTTCCCACGGCCGCGCGCACCGCTCATACGATGGCGGCATGGCGAAGGCGAAGATCCAGGACGCGGACGGTCTCGCGGCGCTCGACGTGTGGACGGCCGAACGGGCGGCGACGCCCCGCACGCCCCTCGCGACGGCCGTCCGCTACACGGCGCAGGCGCTCGCGGAGCGCGCGCCTGGCGCGAGCGTCGAGATGCGCGTGCCGCCGTTCGCGGCCGTGCAGTGCATCGAGGGGCCGGGGCACACGCGCGGCACGCCGCCGAACGTGATCGAGACGGACGCGCAGACGTGGCTCGAACTCGCGACGGGACGCCTCGATTGGGACGAGGCGATCGCCACCGCACGCGTCCACGCGTCCGGGACGCGCGCACACCTCGACGGGCTGCTGCCGCTCGTGCGGCGCTGAGCGGCCACCACCGCTCCCGGCCCGCGTGGACGGCGGCACCTCGCCGGTGGGGGATGATGGATGCCATGGTGCACCGCGACGACCCCTCGCTCCCGTCCGACGCCGATCCCGAAGCCACGGACGTCGTCGGCGGGACGGGCGACGGCGGCGGGACGGGCGGCACGGAGGAGCCGGGCGAAGCGGCCGAGGCAGACCTCGCGGACGAGACGGAGCCTGTGGACGACACCGACCTTGCCGACGAGACGGACCTCGGGGACGAGTCCCGCACCGCGGACGAGCCGGTGCCGATCGAACAACCCGCGGTGCTGCGCCGGCACGTCAAGATGCGCACGTTCCTGCTGCTCGGCCTGCTCGTCGGGCTCGTGCTCAGCGTCGGCCTCACGTTCGGCATCCCCGACGATCCGGCGTTCAGCCCCGCGAACCCGGAGCTGCAGTTCTCCGACCTCCAGGTGTTCGCATTCCTGCTCGTGTTCATCTGCCCGCTCACGCTCGGGCTCGGTGGGCTCATCGGGTACATCGTCGGGAACGTCGCCGGCCGCCGGAGCCGAGCGGTCGTGCTGCAGCGCGAACACGACGAGCCCGCAATCGATGAGCCCGCGATCGACGAGCCCGCCATCGACGGGCCCGAGGCGCCCGATGAGCCGCGGGCGTGATGCCCGCATGACGGACGGGAACGGCGAGGTCCGCGCGGACCCGATCGACGTGCTGCGCCGTCGGACGAGCGAGAAATGGGCGTTGCACGGCGACGACGTCCTGCCGATGTTCGTCGCCGAGACGGACTTCCCGCTCGCCCCACCGATCCGTCGCGCCCTCGAACGTGCCCTCGCGGACGGGGATACGGGCTACGTCGCCGTCGGTGACGACCGGGCGGCGAGCGCGATCTCGCGGTTCGCGCGCGATCGCTGGGGGTGGGAACCCGACCCCGAGCACATGCTCACGACGACCGACGTGGGCATCGTGATCGTCGAGGCGCTCCGCGCGCTCGTCGAACCCGGCGACGGCGTCATCATCATGCCGCCCGTGTACCCACCGTTCCCCGACTTCGTGAGGGAGGCGGGCGGTGTGCCGGTGTCGGTGCCGCTCGTCGACGACGGCACCGCGTGGTCGATCGACCTCGACGGCGTCGAGACGGCACTCGCGGCCGGCGCGCGCGCCGTGCTGCTGTGCAGCCCGCACAACCCCCTCGGCCTCGTGCACCCGCGCGGCGTGCTCGAGGCGCTCGCGGACCTCGCCGGGCGCCACGGCGCGTTCGTCGTGAGTGACGAGATCCACGCGCCGCTCGCGCACGCGGGTGTCGGGTTCACGCCGTTCCTGTCGGTGTCGGAGGCGGCACGCGAGCACGGCGTCGCGGCCCTGTCCGGCAGCAAGGCGTTCAACCTCGCGGGCCTCAAGTGCGCGTGCATCACGACCGCGTCGGAACGGACCCGGGCGCTCGTCGCGCGCCGACCCACGGAGGAACTCGTCGCACGAGCGGGACTGTTCGGGGTGATCGCGACGCAGGCGGGGTTCGACGAGTCGCGCGACTGGCTCGACGCGTCGCTCGCGACGGTCGAGGCGAACGTCGCGCTCCTCGAACGACTCCTCGCCGAACGACTTCCGGACGTGACGATGCGGCGCCCGCACGCGAGCTATCTCGCCTGGCTCGACTTCCGTCGCGCGGGCTGGGGCGACGACCCCGCCGATGCCGCGCTGCGTCAGGCACGTGTCGCGCTCGCGAACGGTCCGGCCTTCGGGGCCGAGGGGCGCGGGTTCGCGCGCCTCAATCTCGCGTGCGCGCCCGACGTGCTGGCGGCGGCCGTCGATCGACTCGCACGCGTCCGCCCCGCCTCGCCGACGCGCTGAGGCGCCCGCCTCGCCGCACCGTTCGGCAGGATGCCAGGCGCGTGCGACCGTCGTGTGACACTCCCGTGACGGTGGGCGTCGAACCTTGAGGCACGTCGGCGGGATCGGCCCGCCGCAGGTTCTCGGGAGGGTCCCACCGTGCCCAGCAGCAGTCTCGTCTCGAAGAGCGGCCTCGTCGTCGGCGCGCTCGTGCTCCTGATCGCGGGGATCGTTCTCGCGTCGGTGTTCGCGATCGGAGCACTCCGCGACCTCGGCACGAGCACCGGGGCGGGTGACACCCTCGACAACGCGACGCGCGTCGGCGTCCTCGACGGGTACGACGCCGATCAGCTCGAGAACGCCCGCACGATCATGCGCGTCGCGACGGAGTCGGGGCTCGACGAGCGCGCACAGATCGTTGGCGTCATGACGGCGATGGGCGAGAGTTCGCTGCGCAACATCGGCTACGGCGACTGGGAGTCGTCCGGGGTGCGGAATCCGGACGGCTCGGCGACCTCGAGCCTCGGTCTGTTCCAGCAGCAGGACTGGTGGGGGAGCGAGGAGGAGCGGCTCGATCCGGCGACGGCGGCGAAGCGGTTCTTCGAGGTGCTCACGGAGGTCGACGGGTGGGAGGACATGCGCCCGACGCTCGCGGCGAACGCCGTGCAGGGGAACGACGATCCGCACCACTACGAGCCCTACGAGCGAGGCGCGACCGAACTCGTGCAGGCGCTCCGCACGGTGGCCTGACGGGCGTCACGCCCCGCCCGGCGTCGCGCGCTCGCCGTCCTCGGGCCCCGTCGGTGCGGTGAGCGTCACCGGGGCGAGGAGCTCGAACGTGCATCCGGGACCGTCGTCCACGACGCGCAACCGTCCGCCGATGAGACGGGCGCTCTCCTGCGCGATCGCGAGGCCGAGCCCGGTCCCGCCCGTGGCGGAACGTGACCCGTCGACCATCGCGAATCGCTCGAAGACGCGCTCGCGCAGCTCCGGAGGGATGCCGCCGCCCTCGTCGTGCACGCGGACCGCGAACGCGTCGCCGGGTGCTCGCGCGACATCGACGCGAACGGGCGGCGCGCCGTGACGTACGGCGTTGGCCACGAGGTTCGAGACGATCGTGCGCAGGCGCTCCGCGTCCGTCCACGCCCGCAGCCCGGCGTCGCCCGACACCTCGATCGGCGTCGCCGATGCGACGAGCGAGACCGCGTCACCCACGAGCGCGGCGACCGAGACGTCCGACACCGTCACCCCCGTCACACGGGCGTCGAGTCGGGCGAGTTCGAGGAGCGACGCGACGAGGCCGCGCATGCGCTCCGTGCTGCGTCCCAGGACCGCGACGGCCGCGTCGCGTTGCGCGGGCGTCACGGGTGCAGGCGTTCCGGGCGCGCCCGGCGCGTCGGTCGCGGAATCGTCGGGGTCGAGGACGTCGAGGGCGGCCGTCATGGCCGTGAGCGGGGTGCGCAGCTCGTGCGCGGCGTCGCTCACGAAGCGGCGGGCACGCGCCTCGTCCGCCAGGAGCCGCGCGGTCGTGTGCGCCTGCCGGACCGCCCCGTCGTGCAGGGTCCGGCCGATGCCGTCGAGCTCGGCGAAGCCGCTCGGCGGCGGGGCGTCCGGCACCGTGCCGCGGGCGATCGACTGCGCCATGGTCGCGAGCGACTCGACCGGCCGCCCGATCCGGCGTGCGAGCAGGATCCCGGCCGTCCCGAGAACGAGGAGTGCGCCGAGCGTGTCGGCGACGCCCGTCCGGACGAGCGCGAGGACCTTCGCGAGCGGTTCGTCGAGCGGGTGGGCCGTCACGATCGCGATGCGCGAACCGCCGACGTCGGCCGACATGTCGCGCTCGACGGCCATGAAGAAGACCTCGTGTCCGTCGAGGTGGCCGCGTTCGAACGAGATCGCCTCCCCGTCCGCCGTGCCGCCCACGACGGGGCGGAGCGCCCCGGGGACGTCGTCGAGGGTGAGGTCCCCGACGGCGCGCCCCGTCCCCAGGTCGACGAAGGTGGCCGGGCCCGCGAACCAGCCGGTGCGGACCAGCCAGCTGTCGTCGTCCTGCTGCACGGAGAGTTCGTCGAAGGCGATGTCGGTCGTGCGGGCGAAGTCGTCGATGAGCGCGTCCTGCGCGGTCTCGTAGATCGTCGCGCGTGCGGCGAGCACGATGCCCGCGCTCGTCGCGAGCGTGACGACCGTCGCGCCGAGCAGCAACCAGGTGATCACGAACCGTGAGATCGTGCCGCCGCGTCGTCGTGTGTCGGGCGGGGAAGCGTCGGTCATCGGAGCCGGTAGCCGATGCCGCGCATCGTCTCGAGCGTCGGTGTGCCGACGCCGCTCTCGTCGAGCTTCGCGCGGAGCCGCTGGATGGTGGTGTCGACGACCCGCACGGTGTCGGGGCGTGCTCGGCCCACGCGTCGTCGATGAGCTGTCGACGCGTCCGTGGCCTGCCCTCGGCCTCGGCGAGCGCGATGAGCAGGCGGAACTCGGTCGAGCTGAGTGGCATCGTGCCCGTGGGGCCGTCCGCCTCGAACTGTTCGGCGCGGATCGTGAGGTCGCCGATCCGGGTGACGCCGGCGTCGTCGTCGGCCGGGGTGCCGGCCGTCCGCCGGACGAGCGCGCGCAGGCGCGCCTCGAGCACCGCGACGCTCACGGGCTTCACGACGTAGTCGTCGGCACCGGACTCGAGCCCGCCGACGATGTCGGTGTCGTCCTCGCGCGCACTCAGCATGAGGATCGGCATCGAGCGCCGCGATCGGATCGTGCGACACAGCGTGAACCCGTCGCCGTCGGGAAGCATGAGGTCGACGACGGCCGTGTCGAAGCGTTCCCCCTCGACGAGCGCGAGGGCCGTCCGGACGTCGGGTGCCGCGGACACCGAGTGCCCGCGCCGCTCGAGCGCGAGGCTCAGCGAGAGGCGGATCTCGGCGTCGTCGTCCACGAGGAGCACCTGCATGCGCCGGACGCTAGCACGGTGGCGCGGGGCGGGGCCGTCAGCTGGCTCAGGCGCCCTGCACCTCCGCGAGCCACGCCTCGACGCCGGCCGCGTCGATCGGGAGTGCCGACGAGAGCACCTCGTTGCCGGTCGCCGTCACGAGCACGTCGTCCTCGATGCGCACGCCGAAGCCGCGCAGCTCCTCCGGCACCGTGAGGTCGTTCACGTGGAAGTACATGCCCGGCTCGACCGCGAGCACGCAGCCCGGCACGAGCAGGTCGCGCAGGTAGGCGGCGTCGTTCACGCGCGCACAATCGTGCACGTCGAGGCCGATGTGGTGCCCCGTCCCGCTCGGCAGGTAGCGGCGATGCTGTTGGCCGTCGGGTGACATGGCCTCGTCGACCGAGACGCGCAGGATGCCCATGTCGTGCAGGCTCGTCGCGATCGACTCGTACGCCGTCGAGCGCATGTCCTCGAAGGTGCGGCCGGGGCCGACCTGCGCGAGCGCCGCGAGGTGCGCGGCGTGCACGCGGTCGTACACCTCGCGCTGGGCGGGCGTGAAGCGGCCGTCGACGGGGAAGGTGCGCGTGACATCGGCCGTGTAGAGCGTGCGCGCCTCGACGCCCGCGTCGATGAGCACGAGCGAGCCCGCGAGCACGGGGCCGTCGCAGCGCACCCAGTGCAGCGTCGGCGCGTGCGGCCCGGCACCGACGATCGTCGAGTAGCCGACGCCGTTCCCGAGGGTGCGGGCGGTGCGCTCGAACGTCGACTGCAACCAGCGCTCGCCCCCGAAGCCGATCGAGGTCGGGATCTCGGCGGCCGTGGCGCGGAAACCAGCGACGGTCGCGTCGACCGCGAAGCGGAGTTGCTCGATCTCCCACTCGTCCTTGACGCGCTTGCCGAGCGACAGCGCCTCCTCGAGCTCGACGGAGCGGAGGAAGCGGTGCTCGAGCCGTGGATCGTCGGCGCCCGCCGCGCGGGTCGTCTCGTCGAGTGCGTCGAGCGCGTCGGCGAGCTCCCCGACGGGGCGCACCTCGACCTCGAGTGCGGCGGCCCAGTCCCGCAGCGACGGGGTCGGGCCGTTCCACAGCTCGCCGCGCAGCGGATCGGCGTAGAACGCCTCGTCGCCGGGGCCGACGGGCTCGGGCAGGTAGAGCGTCGACTCGTGCACGGGCCCGGCCGCCCGCATGACGAGAACGGCGCCCGGCGCGGTGCAGCCCGTGAGCCACACGAAGTCGCTCGACGCGCGGAAGTCGTACTCCGTGTCGTTGGCGCGCACGACGGGGTGGCCCGAGGCGACGACGATCGAACGGCCGGGCAGCTCGGCACCGAGCGACGCACGGTGCCGCGCGGCGGCCGACCCGGCACCGGGCGCGACGTCCGCCGAGCGGTCGAGCGGCCCCCACCCCGTGCTCATGTACGCGCGGAACGCGTCGGTGTCGGGGAGCGGTTGGGTGCGCGGATCGCGGAAGTCGAAGGCATCGAGCGGCATGACATCCAGTTAGGCACTGCCGCGGCGGCGGGTCAACCCGGCTGGCCGGTGAGGCCGTGGCGCTCGAGCGCGTGCCGCACGCCGTCCTCGTCGATCGAGGTCGTGACCTCGTCGGCGGCCTCGCGCACGTCGAGCGGCGCGTTGCCCATCGCGACGCCGATGCCGCAGGCCGCGAACATGCCGATGTCGTTGCGCCCGTCGCCGATGCCGATCGAGCGCTCGCGGGGGATGCCGAGCCGGTCGAGGAGTTCGCGGATCGTCGTGCCCTTGTCGAGCCCGATCGGGTGCACCTCGCCGCAGTCCGGGCCGTAGCCGGGCACAGTGCCCGTCACGAGGTGGAACGCGTCGCCCAGCTCCGCACGCATGCGTGCGGTGTCGTCGGGGTCGTCGGTGAGATACACGGCCGAGGCGACGCCCTCGTCGGGCGGGCTCCCCCGGTGCACGGCGCCGCGCACCTGCGGGTGCGCCGCCGCCGCGGCGAGCGCGTCGGCGCGGGGCGTGCCGGGGTGCTCGGCGAGGATGCGCCGCACCGTGTTCTCGAGCACGCGCTCGTGGACGCCCGGGCTCGCGTAGACGCCGTCGTAGGACTGCAGCGTGAACGGCAGGCCGCGGCGTTCGAAGGTCGCGACGAGCCGGCGGGTGCGTTCGGGCGGCATCGTGTGCTCGACCACGATCTCGCCGTCGAGCTCCGCGAAACCGCCGCCCGAACTCACGACGCCGTCGAAGCCGATGTCGAGCAGCTCGGCGGGGATGCGCGACGCGGATCGTCCCGTGCACACGAACACGAGGTGCCCCTGGCGTCGGGTCGCGCGGACGGCCTCGACCGCCGAGGGGACGGGGACGCGGTCGTGGCCGACGAGTGTGCCGTCGATGTCGAGGAACACCGCCCAGCGGTCCATCGCGTGCCCCTCCCCGGTGCGGGCCGGTGCGGGCCCGCGTGTGGTCAGCTCGACTGGTTCTGCTCGAGCCAGGCGAGGTACTCGGGGGTCACGGTGCCCGTCACGTACTCGCCCGTGAAGCAGCTCAGGTCGAGCTGCGTCAGCTCGGAGCCGCGCGTGATCGCCTCCTGCAGGTCGGCGACCTCCTGGTACACGAGACGGTCGGCGCCGATGACCGACGTGATCTCCTCGATCGTGCGGCCCGACGCGACGAGCTCACCGCGCGTCGGCATGTTGATGCCGTACACGTGCGGGTACCGGACGGGCGGTGCCGCCGAGGCGAACGTGACGGAGTTCGCGCCCGCGTGACGCGCCATGTCGACGATCTCCTTCGAGGTCGTGCCGCGCACGATCGAGTCGTCGACGAGCAGGACGTTCTTGCCCTGGAACTCGGCCGAGAGCGCATTGAGCTTCTGGCGCACCGACTTCTTGCGCACCTTCTGGCCCGGCATGATGAACGTGCGGCCGACGTAGCGGTTCTTGTAGAACCCCTCGCGGTAGTCGATGCCGAGCTTCTGCGCCATCTGCATCGCCTGCGGACGCGACGAGTCGGGGATGGGCATGACGACGTCGATGTCGCCCGTCGAGACGGTGCGCTCGACCTGCGCGGCGAGCGTCTCGCCCATGCGCAGACGGGCACCGTAGACCGAGACGCCGTTCATGACGGAGTCGGGGCGGGCGAGGTAGACGTACTCGAACGAGCACGGCGAGAGGATCGGGTCGGCCGCGCACTGGCGCGAGAACATCTCGCCACCGTTCGTGACGAACACGGCCTCACCGGGCGCGACGTCGCGGACGAGCTCGTAGCCGCCCGACTCGAGCACGAGCGACTCCGAGGCGACGACCCACTCGGGGCGGCCGTTCTCGTCCTCGCGACGGCCGAGCACGAGCGGCCGGATGCCGAACGGGTCACGGAACGCGAGCAGTCCGTAGCCGGCGACGAGGGCGATCGCGGCGTACGAGCCCTCGACGCGCTCGTGCAGGCGCTCGACGGCACTGAAGAGCTGCTCGGGCGAGAGCTCGTCACCGTCGATCGAGAGCTGCAGCTCGTTCGCGAGCACGTTCAGGAGCAGCTCGGTGTCGCTCGTCGAGTTCAGGTGGCGACGGTCGATGCGGTAGAGCTCGTCGGTCAGCTCGCGCGTGTTGGTGAGGTTGCCGTTGTGCACGAGCGTGAGGCCGTACGGGGCGTTGACGTAGAACGGCTGGATCTCGTCCTCGTTCTTCGCGCTCCCGGCGGTCGCGTAGCGCACGTGACCGAGGCCGACGTTGCCGAGCAGGGAGCGCATGTCGCGCGTCCGATAGCCCTCCCGCACGTGGCCCTTGAGCTTCACGTGGTGGAACGTCTTGCCCTCGGCGGTCGAGATGCCCGTCGAATCCTGTCCGCGGTGCTGCAGGAGCAGGAGCGAGTCGTAGATCTGCTGGTTGACGGGAGTGGTCGAAACATGACCGACGATGCCGCACACGCTGGGGGACGCTCCAAATGTCGCAGGGGCCCGAAGAGGGTCGCGACGATTCTCCCACAGCCGCGGCGGTTCGATTCGCGCGCCCCGGGGCGCCCGCGGGGGACGGGGCGTGCGGGGGACAGCCCCCGCACCTGCCGCCGGGCACCCGTGTGGTGGGGGCGCCCCGTCGTTCCTAGCGTCGGAGTATGCGATCACCGACCGATCCCGTCCCCGCCGCGCTGTCCGTCGTGTTCGCGATCGTCGTGGCGGTGGTCGCGCTCCTTGTCCTCGCGTCGCCCGCGAACGGCGCATCACCCGGCGTCGCGAGCGCGGCGGATTCGGCGACGCGTGCGTCCGCGCTCGCCGACTTCCGCGAGACGCAACCGGTCCACGCGGTCGCGGCGGCCGTGTTGCGCGACGGCGACGTCTCGTTCGTCGCGGCGGGGACGGATGCCGCGGGTGCGCCGGTTTCGGAGCACACGCCGTTCCGCATCGCCTCGATGTCGAAGTCGTTCACCGCCGCGCTCGTGCTGCAACTCGTCGACGAGGGCCGACTCGAGCTCGACGCGCCGCTCACGGCGGCGGTCCCGAGCTTCGCGATGGACGACGAGCGCGCGGCGCGCGTCACGCTCCGACAGCTGCTGAGCCACACGAGCGGCATCGGCGCGGCGGGCTACCGCGAGTTCGAGGTGCCGCCGCCGTCGGGCGCGGGCGAGGTGCTCGACGAGCTGCGCACGGCGCACCTCGTCGCCGAACCGGGCACGCGGTACGAGTACGCGAACACGAACTTCGCGCTCGCGGCGGCCGCGGTCGAGCACGCCACGGGGAAGCCGTTCGCGGACGTCCTCGAGGCGCGCCTCTTCGTGCCCCTCGGCATGCTCGACTCGACGTCGACGACGGCGTGCGAGTCGGCCGTCGACGGGCTCTCGACCGGGCACGGTGTCGTGTTCGACCGGCCCGTCGCGCTCCCCGAGGTGCCGGGGCTGTGCCTCGGCTCGGGTGGCATCGTCTCGACGACGGCCGACCTCGCCCGGTGGCTCGCGTTCCAGGTCGGCGACGGCACGACGCCGGACGGGACGAGGCTGCTGCGAGCCGAATCGCTCGCCGAGATGCACCGCGCACAGTCCGCGACGGCCGACGCGAGTGGGGGCGGCTACGGGCTCGGCTGGCAGCTCGGTGAGGCCGGCGATCGCTCGACGCTCGGGCACGGCGGGGCGCTCGTCACGTGGAGTTCGCACATGACGATGCTCACCGATGCGAGCGGCCGCCCCGACGGGACGGCGGCCGTCGTGCTGACCGACACGGTGAGCGGCGCGAACGTGCTCGCGGACCGGCTCGCGGTCGAGGCGGCGGGCGGCTCCGTCGCGCCGTTCGAGCGCGATCCGCGGCTCGTCGTCGACATCGTCGCGGCGACGCTCGCGGCAGCGGTGCTGGCGATCGGGATCGCGGGCGTGCTGCGCGCCCGGTCGTGGCCGCAGCGACGACGGCACGTGGTGACGAGGACGGTGGGGCTCGTGTGGCCGCTCGCCGCGCTCGCGCTCGGCGTCGCGCTCGCACCGCTGCTGGCCACCGTCTTCTTCGGTGCGGGCATGGGCGTCCTGACGAGCTGGTGCTACACGGCGGGGATGATGCCGCTCGTCGCGATCCTCGGGGTCGCGCTCGTGCTCACGGGTGCGGGTGTCGTCGTCGCCCGCACGGTCGCGCTGCGTCGCGCCGCACGCGCATCCGGGACGATCGCATGATCGAGCAGCGGACGGCGGTGGCGAGCGGCGCCGTCTCGCACGTGATGACGTTCGTGCTGCTCGGCGGCGCGATGGTCGTGGCGGCGATCGCCTCGACGTTCGCGTGGCTCGGCGTCGCGCGGCGGGCCTGGGGCGAGGAGGTCCGGATGCCGGGCGTGGGGCGGGCGGTCGACGACGTCGCGTCACGTTCGGAGTCCGCGGTGGAGTCGTTGCGCTCGTTCTTCCTCGCGCCGCCGTTCGACCTCGTTCCCGGCCTCGTCGGCGGCCTCGCGGCGCTCGCGGTGGTGCTCGCTCTCGTCGTCGTGGGCAGGCTCACCGAGGACGCCTTCGAGGTCGGGCGGCCGACGACGAACGACCCCGTCGGCGCGCCGCGGTCGCCCTGAGCGTTCCCCTTCGGTGCCCGTCGGGGCCGGCCACTCGTCGCGTGCTCGGCCGTCACCGTGCCGCGACTGGCCGGGCGTCGATCCCGTGCGGCAGACTCGTCGGCATGGTGTCGAACCAGGAGACCGAGCGGCCGGACGACGGCGACGACGGGCGCCGTGTCGCCCTGCCGGGACTGCACAACGCCCGTGATCTCGGCGGGCTCCCCACGACGGACGGCGGCGAGACGGCGTTCGGCGGCTACATCCGCTCCGCCGACCTGCGCTTCGTGCCGATGGCGTCGCTCGAGCTGTTGCGCGACGCGGGGTTCCGCACGGTGCTCGATCTGCGCAACGACTTCGAGACGAGGCGGCGGCCGCGGGACCCGGGTGAGGCGGAGGCGAACGCCCACCGGATCCCGCCGTCACCCGAGGCCGAGCTGCCGGAGGGCGTGTTCGGGGTGCGCGAGCCGCTCGACGCGGCGCGTGACGTCGCGTTCTGGGCGCGTATCCGCGAATCGGGCGCCGACGGCTCACCGCTCTTCTTCCGGCCCGTGCTCGACGAGCAGCCCGAGCGGGTAGGCGCCGTGATGCGCGTGCTCGCCGATGCGCCGGGCGGCGTGCTGTTCCACTGCGCCGTGGGTCGCGACCGGACGGGACTCGTGTCGTTGCTGCTGCTCGCGCTCGCGGACGTCGAGCCGGAGGCGATCGCGGACGACTACGGACGGACGGCCGAGGAGCTCGTCGAGTTCACGCGGCTCGTGGGGTACGCGTACCGGGCGCGCGCGGTCGAGGAGCGCATGGAGCGGATGGGGACGTCGATCCGCGCGGGGGTGCTCGACGCCCTCGACGGATTGGACGTTCGCCGGACGCTCGCACGGGCCGGGGTGTCCGAGGCACAGGTCGCTCGACTGCGCGCCCGTCTGCGGCCCGAGGGCGCGGCGGACGCTCGGTAGACTTCCCGTGTGCGCCGCCCCCGGCGCGCGGGGCGGAAGGGCACACGTGGCAGCGAACGACGAGCACGCCGATCTCTATGCGCGGGCGGGGGTCGACACCCGGGCGGGTGATCTGGCCGTCGAGCTCATGAAGCAGCAGGTGCAGGCGACCCACGGGCCCGAGGTGCTCGGTGGTGTGGGTGGCTTCGCGGGCCTCTACGACGTGTCGCGCCTCACGGGGTTCCGGCGGCCGCTGCTCGCGACGTCGACCGACGGGGTCGGCACGAAGGTCGCGATCGCGCAGGCGATCGACAAGCACGACACGATCGGCCAGGACCTCGTGGCGATGGTCGTCGACGACATCGTCGTGGTCGGCGCCGAGCCGCTGTTCATGACGGACTACATCGCGTGCGGCCGGGTCGTGCCCGAGCGCGTCGCGGCGATCGTGTCGGGCATCGCGCGGGCGTGCGAGGCGACGGGCACGGCGCTCACGGGCGGCGAGACGGCCGAGCACCCCGGGCTGCTCGGGCCGGACGACTACGACGTCGCGGGTGCGGCGACGGGCGTCGTCGAAGCGGATCGCGTGCTGGGGCCGGAGCGCGTGCGCGACGGCGACGCGGTGATCGCGATGGCGTCGTCGGGGCTGCACTCGAACGGCTTCTCGCTCGTGCGGCGCATCCTCGCCGACCGCGGGATCGGCTTCA is drawn from Pseudoclavibacter chungangensis and contains these coding sequences:
- a CDS encoding peptidase M23, producing MPSSSLVSKSGLVVGALVLLIAGIVLASVFAIGALRDLGTSTGAGDTLDNATRVGVLDGYDADQLENARTIMRVATESGLDERAQIVGVMTAMGESSLRNIGYGDWESSGVRNPDGSATSSLGLFQQQDWWGSEEERLDPATAAKRFFEVLTEVDGWEDMRPTLAANAVQGNDDPHHYEPYERGATELVQALRTVA
- a CDS encoding MalY/PatB family protein, encoding MTDGNGEVRADPIDVLRRRTSEKWALHGDDVLPMFVAETDFPLAPPIRRALERALADGDTGYVAVGDDRAASAISRFARDRWGWEPDPEHMLTTTDVGIVIVEALRALVEPGDGVIIMPPVYPPFPDFVREAGGVPVSVPLVDDGTAWSIDLDGVETALAAGARAVLLCSPHNPLGLVHPRGVLEALADLAGRHGAFVVSDEIHAPLAHAGVGFTPFLSVSEAAREHGVAALSGSKAFNLAGLKCACITTASERTRALVARRPTEELVARAGLFGVIATQAGFDESRDWLDASLATVEANVALLERLLAERLPDVTMRRPHASYLAWLDFRRAGWGDDPADAALRQARVALANGPAFGAEGRGFARLNLACAPDVLAAAVDRLARVRPASPTR
- a CDS encoding sensor histidine kinase; amino-acid sequence: MTDASPPDTRRRGGTISRFVITWLLLGATVVTLATSAGIVLAARATIYETAQDALIDDFARTTDIAFDELSVQQDDDSWLVRTGWFAGPATFVDLGTGRAVGDLTLDDVPGALRPVVGGTADGEAISFERGHLDGHEVFFMAVERDMSADVGGSRIAIVTAHPLDEPLAKVLALVRTGVADTLGALLVLGTAGILLARRIGRPVESLATMAQSIARGTVPDAPPPSGFAELDGIGRTLHDGAVRQAHTTARLLADEARARRFVSDAAHELRTPLTAMTAALDVLDPDDSATDAPGAPGTPAPVTPAQRDAAVAVLGRSTERMRGLVASLLELARLDARVTGVTVSDVSVAALVGDAVSLVASATPIEVSGDAGLRAWTDAERLRTIVSNLVANAVRHGAPPVRVDVARAPGDAFAVRVHDEGGGIPPELRERVFERFAMVDGSRSATGGTGLGLAIAQESARLIGGRLRVVDDGPGCTFELLAPVTLTAPTGPEDGERATPGGA
- the purD gene encoding phosphoribosylamine--glycine ligase, yielding MRILVLGSGAREHALVTALAAEGAHRITAAPGNPGIGAEAEVLSLDVADPQLVSEFAADEGVELVVIGPEAPLVAGVADAVRAAGIPVFGPDRAAAALEGSKTFAKEVMSRAQVPTGGAQLASTVEEVERALDAFGTPYVVKADGLAAGKGVLVTSDRAEAVQHAERWLPVGPVLVEEFLDGQEVSVFVLSDGEHVRALPPAQDFKRLGDGDTGPNTGGMGAYTPVPFLTARFGSEDAFSRAVLEQVAQPVVDELRANGSPFVGLLYCGLIVTDAGIRVIEFNARFGDPETQAVLTRLDAPLSELLFAAATGRLGDAPDPLPISPRAAVTLVLASEGYPEQVQTGRHISGTAAVDRSHDGGVRVLHAATARDGDALVATGGRVLNVVATGDTLADARALAYEGLEAIELPGGVYRTDIARAAAEAEAGR
- a CDS encoding winged helix-turn-helix domain-containing protein → MGRARPDTVRVVDTTIQRLRAKLDESGVGTPTLETMRGIGYRLR
- a CDS encoding sterol carrier family protein, giving the protein MAKAKIQDADGLAALDVWTAERAATPRTPLATAVRYTAQALAERAPGASVEMRVPPFAAVQCIEGPGHTRGTPPNVIETDAQTWLELATGRLDWDEAIATARVHASGTRAHLDGLLPLVRR